The genomic DNA CCCAGCCACAATTTACGTAATGTCCTCAGATTTCAGCTGATACACATAACTCTCGCCCGTTTTCCGATTCGTGATCGTCAACGGGCCGCGGTAGTCGACTGGCGGATGCCAAATCTTGATGCAGAAAGTGGCCGAGTCCGGGATCGAGATATAGCTGATGATCGTGCCATTCTCGTCGATACCAAACCGTCCAGAGCTAGGCAGGACGCCGGCAAATGCATCAGTAGGATCGTGCACCTCTAGGCAATCATCATCCGCACCGCGAAGCATCAAAAAGAGCCGAACGTCATCCTCTGTTTTACTTTGCAGCACGCCGACAACGACGAACGGTTGGTTGCGTATCATGTCCAGAGCGTGCGGCAATCGCTGTCGAAGAAACTCGACCTGCGCTCGCGTCGGCCGGAGCATCGCTTCCTGCGCCGTTATCGCCCGCGGCAGCAGCTCACGAAGAGCATCGGACGGATTAACTCCCAAGGGCAAACCGCCGAATCGAACCACCTCGGGATAGATCACAATGCTGCACGACGGGGCGTATGCAACTAGCACGACGCGCCAAAATGGATGCCTCCCTAGAAACTCCCGTTGGATTCGCCGAATCAGGTCTTCCGTCACGTAGTCAAAATCTGGGTAGACCTCGAGCGTTCGATCATCGGCGCTACTGTGCACAAACATCGGCGGGTCGGCGATAGGATCAAACGGCTTAAGCTGCGATTGCTGTACGAGCTTCTGAAACCAGGGATTCTCCGCCACGTACAAATGAAAGAACTCGCCATGCTCAAATTCCGGCACCCCCTCCTGCGAATTCAATACCGGAATGCCACCGGGCCGCTCGTAGCCCAGGTTGTACCATCCTTGGAATTCCTCGAGTGAAGGAAATCGCTGTTCTTCTGATAAGGGGGTCATGCGAGCGAGCCGAAGTGCGAACGCACACGTGTATGCATTGAGCAATGCTAACCAGAGATTCTTCTGACTAGTTCCTGCCTCTCATGCTAGTATATCACGAATTATTAATCATACGATCGCTTTTGCGCAGCATCGAATGCTTCATCAATGCGTCGCTTGAAATTCAAAGCAGCCGTGGCGCCGACTCGGGTGATGATCTCCGTGTAAAGACTGTCGTCACCGGTCAGAAGATTTTGCGCCTTGCCAATGTCCCCTCGTTGAAGTGCCGCAAGCGCATTCTTGTAGTAACTGCTGTCGGCCATAACCTGCAGCCCCTTGATCTCGCCCGCGACAACCTCGCCAACGACATTCGAAAGGACGGCAGCAGCGGCGATCGACTGAAAACCTCGGTGCTTCATGTACTTGCGGCCCGCGGCCAACACATCATCCATCTTGCTTGATGTGCCGGCGGCACCCTTCGGCAGCATTTTTTTAATTGCGTTGTTGTACGACCCAATGACCTCGTGAGGATTCCCTCTAGCGTCAAGTCCTTTCTCCATGTATTCGGCGAATTGCTTCATTTGCTCCTTGGTCATGGGTTTTGATGTGGTTATCTTGTTGTCCTTGATGTAACGCTCCATTTGTTTCTTCACTTCCGCACTGTACTCCGGGTGTTTGATTCCCCCGCCAGTGACATTTCCATGCGGAGGATTGGTTGGTCCCGAATAGGCACCGGCCGCGTATTGGGCGGCCTCATCGGAAAGAAGTGGGCGAATTTTTTTATCCTGGACAACACCGGTTGGTACCCAATGATGTCCGACTGGCTGGGGCCAAGCAGTCAAACTGGCTGTCGCGTGCCCCGTATCCGAATAGATTGTCGACGAACGGCCATCCCCTACCTTTCCACTCCCACCCGTCGAGGCCCACCAGCCGGCGTTCGGTGGTCCGCCACGGCGTGGATGCTTTGCAGCGTTCCAGTTTCCTTCGCGTACCGTCGATGGGCCGCGCCCCGTGATCGCGTTGACAAACGTCTGGACTTCCTCGCGTGTCAGGGATCGATCAAGCCCCGGCGTGACAGGTGCGGTGATCGACTCGACAAACGCTTTTAGCCCTCTTTATCGTTCCGCTTCGGCGTCCTGAGCTTGCCGTCTTTGCAACTCTGCTCTCCACTCAGTCGAAATAGCCGCGAGGAACTTTAGCTGGTCCGGATCCATCGGTGATTCGAATCGGCGCTGATCGCGAGGCATCACACTTCCCTTTCTATTTGTATTGAACGAGCACAGTATCGGAGGAACCGACAGCCGCTCGTTCCGCAGCGATTCCGAAGGTCGCACTCGATGGGCGCGATACTGTCACAACGACCGTATCCGAACGCAGACGAGAATCCCATTGTCCAAATTGGCCAGTTGACGGCGAACGCGCCGCGGCAGTCCGGTTTCGACGGATCGTGGGTGCGCAAGCGGAAAAGTCTTTTAAGAACGATCAGCCCAGCGATGTTTATTTCCGCGCTTCTCCACAACGCCGCGACCGCATACCATGCGGGCGGGAAGATTCACAGCGCAACGTCCATCTTCAAGGTCGACGATCGAAATTCCTCTGATTCTGAATCCCGCTCCGGGCATCTCAAGGAGGCGTCCTGTCATGGCAAATCTACTGATGGTGATCGGCACGAATGTCGCCCGTTATGGGCTCGTGATCGTCCTGATCTGGATCGGAGGCATGAAGTTCACCGCCTACGAAGCCCAGGGCATCGAACCGCTCGTGGCCAATAGTCCGTTGATGAGTTGGGCCTATAACGTCTTGAGCGTGCGCGACTTTTCGTCAGCCCTGGGCGCGGTGGAAATTGCGATTGGATTGCTCATCGCCCTGCGACCACTGTTGCCTCTAAGTTCAGCTGTCGGCAGCGGCCTGGCGGCCATGATGTTTCTCACCACGCTCACGTTCCTGATCTCGACGCCAGGCTGGGAGCCAAGTCTGGGCGGCTTTCCGGCTCTCTCGACCGTGCCCGGCCAATTCGTCCTGAAGGACATCGTCCTCTTGGGAGCGGCCATCTACACCACAGGCGAAGCGTTGCAGGCACCGCGCTTGCGTCCCACCTGAACTCATTGAAATGAACCACTCGCGATCCACCGACCGGACCTCGCTCGTCGAGCGATAAAGGGAAAATTACAATGGCTATCGAGCATTATCAAAACGTGATGATCGGTAGTGGCGAAGCTGGCAAGTTTCTGGCTTGGACGCTCGCCAGGCACGGAGAGAAATCGCTTGTCATCGAACGATGGCTCATGGGCGGCGCCTGCCCGAACGTCGCTTGCCTCCCCAGCAAGAACGTCATTCACAGTGCCAAGGTCGCCGCGCTGGCGAATCACGCCGCCACGTTCGGCGTCAATGTCGGCTTGGTGAAGATCGACATGCCGGCCGTCATTGCGCACAAGCAGCGTATGATTGATGGACTCATGGAGATTCATCACAAGAACTTCCACGACAGCGGCGCAGAACTGCAGATGGGGCACGCCCGGCTACTCGATCGTTCGACAGTCGAGATTGCACTGCCCGAAGGGGGCACGCGCGTCGTCACGGCGGAGCGAATCTTCCTGGCCGTCGGTACGCGAGCAACGCTGCCGGAAGTCCCCGGCCTGGCCGACGCTCGACCGATGACCCACGTCGAGGCGCTGCAACTCGATCATTTGCCAGAACACCTCGTGATTATTGGCGGAGGATACGTTGGGTTGGAATTCGCACAGGCTCTGCGACGCTTCGGCAGCAGCGTGACAATTCTGCAGCATGGCCGCCAATTACTGGAACGCGAAGACCCAGAATTTTCGGCAGCAGTGCTGCAAATCATGCAGGACGAAGGAATTGAAGTCCTGCTTGATACCAATATCGAAAAGGTTACCGGCCGTTCAGGCGAATGCGTGCAATTGACCGTGACATCGCCAGCCCTGCGAACAATCGTGGCGACAGACCTGCTCATCGCAACCGGTCGAACGCCAAATACTGATCGTTTGGGAACTGAGAAGGCCGGCGTCCGTCTCGACGCGCGGGGTTACATTCAAGTCAACGAACGATTGGAAACCGGCGTCCCCGGCATCTGGGCCCTCGGCGAATGCGCAGGCAGCCCGCAATTCACGCACGTCAGCTACGACGATTACCGCATAGTGCGCGACAACCTGGCCGGCGGGCACCGCACCACCCGTAATCGCATCATCCCGTACTGCCTGTTCACCGATCCCGAATTGGCACATGTTGGCCTGTCCGAGCGCGAAGCCAAGGCGCAGGGACTGACCTATCGTCTATTGCGAATGCCGATGGCGGCCGTCCTGCGCACATTCACGCATGGCGATCAGCGTGGAATGGTCAAAGTTCTGATCGGCCAGGACGATCGCATCCTGGGATTCACTGCCCTGGGCGTGGAAGCGAACGAA from Pirellulales bacterium includes the following:
- a CDS encoding DUF417 family protein; amino-acid sequence: MANLLMVIGTNVARYGLVIVLIWIGGMKFTAYEAQGIEPLVANSPLMSWAYNVLSVRDFSSALGAVEIAIGLLIALRPLLPLSSAVGSGLAAMMFLTTLTFLISTPGWEPSLGGFPALSTVPGQFVLKDIVLLGAAIYTTGEALQAPRLRPT
- a CDS encoding FAD-dependent oxidoreductase is translated as MAIEHYQNVMIGSGEAGKFLAWTLARHGEKSLVIERWLMGGACPNVACLPSKNVIHSAKVAALANHAATFGVNVGLVKIDMPAVIAHKQRMIDGLMEIHHKNFHDSGAELQMGHARLLDRSTVEIALPEGGTRVVTAERIFLAVGTRATLPEVPGLADARPMTHVEALQLDHLPEHLVIIGGGYVGLEFAQALRRFGSSVTILQHGRQLLEREDPEFSAAVLQIMQDEGIEVLLDTNIEKVTGRSGECVQLTVTSPALRTIVATDLLIATGRTPNTDRLGTEKAGVRLDARGYIQVNERLETGVPGIWALGECAGSPQFTHVSYDDYRIVRDNLAGGHRTTRNRIIPYCLFTDPELAHVGLSEREAKAQGLTYRLLRMPMAAVLRTFTHGDQRGMVKVLIGQDDRILGFTALGVEANEMAAAVQVAMLGKLPYTVLREGIFPHPTTAEALMMLFAGQPSPPDAA